The genomic region GTGGCGGGGCTGGTGGTGTTCGGGGCGGCCTCGGTGCTGTCGGCCTACTCCCAGAGCCCGGAGCAGCTGATCCTGGCCCGTGCCGTCATGGGTTTCGGCGCGTCCATGGTGATGCCGCAGACCCTGTCGATCATCACCAACGTGTTCCCGCCCGAGCAGCGCGGCCGGGCCATCGGCATCTGGGCCGGGTCGGTCGGGCTGGCGCTGGCGATCGGCCCGTCGGCGGGCGGCCTGCTGCTGGTGAACTTCTGGTGGGGATCGATCTTCCTGATCAACGTGCCCTTCGTGCTGATCGGGCTGGCCCTGGTGTTCTTCCTGATCCCGGACTCGCGCGACGCGAATCCCGGGCGCCCGGACGTCGTGGGCGTCCTGTTGTCGGTCCCCGGGCTGGTGCTGCTGATCTACGGCATCATCACCGCGGGCGAGCGCGCGTCGCTGGCCGACTGGGACGTGTACGGCGCCCTGATCGCGGGTGTGGCGGTCATCACACTCTTCCTGTTCCACGAGTCGCGCACCACCGACCCCTCCCTGGACGTGCGTTTCTTCCGCAACCCCAGGTTCAGTGTCTCCATCGCCGTCATGATGGTGCTCTTCTTCAGCATGTCGGGGCTGATCTTCTTCCTCAGCTTCTACTGGCAGAGCGTGCGCGAGTTCACCCCGTTCGTGGCGGGCCTGCTGGTGCTGCCCGCCGCCGCGGGGCAGATGATCCTGGCGCCCCTGAGCCCCACGCTGGTGCGGTGGGCCGGACCCCGCCGGATCGCCGCGGCGGGCGTCCTGGGGGTGTGCGCGACCTTCGCCTTCTTCACCCAGCTCCAGGTGGCGACCCCACTGGTGCTCATCATCGTCATGACCTTCGTCCAGGCCTCCTCCATGGCGATCGTGCTGACGCCCGCGACCGACGCCATCATGTCCTCCGTCCCGCCGGGCAAGGCGGGGGCCGCCTCCGCCGTGCAGAACACGGTGCGCCAGGTCGCGACCGCGATGGGCGTCGCGGTCCTGGGCGCGCTGATCTCGTTCCGGTACCGCGCCGGGATCACACCCGAACTCGAACGGGTCGCCCAGAGCGGGGACACGCCCGACCTCGCGCCCGCCGAGCTGCACGAGGCCGGTGAGTCGGTCGAGGCCACCATGGCGCTGGCGCGGCGGCTGGGCGAGCAGGGGAGGGTCCTGGTCGAGCCGGCCAAGGAGTCCTTCCTCAACGGACTCCACCTGGGGGCGACGGTGTCGCTGTGCTTCGCCGTGCTGGGGCTGGTCGTGGTCCTGATCTGGATGCCGCGCGAGATCGGCCGCCACCAGTCCGAGGAGGCCGCGCCCCGGGAGTCGGAGTCGGAGCCGGAGGAGAGCGCGGGCTGACGGACTGGCGGGCCGGCGGGCGAGCGCGGGGGCGCGCGTGGGCCGGCGACCCGGCTCCGGCCGCTCGGACGCGACGCCTCCGGCCGCGGCTACCGTGGGGGCATGCGCCTGACCGCCTTCACCGACGTCTCCCTGCGCCTGGTCATGCGCCTCGCGGTCGCCCGCGAGGACGAGCGCCTCACCACGCGGGCCGCCGCGGGCATGCTCGCCGTGCCCTACACCCACATGGCCAAGGTCGTGGCGCGCCTGTCGGACCTGGGCCTGGTGGAGGCCCGGCGGGGGCGGGGCGGCGGCCTGCGCCTGACCGCCGCCGGGCTCCGGGCCTCGGTCGGGAGTATCGTGCGCGAGCTGGAGGGCTCCGGCGACCTCGCGGGCTGTGAGGACGATCCGCCGTGCCCGCTGCGGGCGGCCTGCCGCCTGCGCGGCGCCCTGAGCACGGCACGCGAGGCCTTCTACGCCTCGCTCGACGAGGTGACCGTGGAGTCCCTCGTCTCGGCGCCCGTCGGCGAGGTCCTGACACTGCTGCGGGAGTCCGAGAAGCCGACCTGAACAGGGGCTTCCTTCGCTGCCCCACCCCGGTGCGCGGTGTCTCGCGGGCGGTTTTAATATGCATTTCAGATACCAATTATCTGACCCGGGGCACCCGCCCGGAAAAAGGGAGGACGCATGCTCTCCACCGAGTCCGCCGCCACCGTCCGAGCCACGATCCCCGTCGTGGCCGGCGCTCTGGATGCCATCACGGCGCGGTTCTACCTGACGATGCTCGGCGACCGGCCCGAACTGCTCGACGGCATGTTCAACCGCGGCAACCAGGCCTCCGGCGAACAGCGCCGGGCACTGGCCGGCTCCATCGCTGCCTTCGCCACCCTCCTGGTGGAGCGCCCCGGCGAGCGCCCCGACGCCATGCTGGCGCGGATCGCGCACAAGCACGTCTCCCTCGGCGTCACCGAGGACCAGTACGTCATCGTCCACAAGTACCTCTTCGACGCGATCGCCCACACGCTCGGCGAGGCCGCCACTCCCGACGTGGTCGCCGCCTGGGACGAGGTGTACTGGCTCATGGCCGGAGCCCTCATCGCCCTGGAGGCCCGGCTCTACGCCGAGGCCGGGCTCTCGGGAGGCGACGTCTGGCGCCCCTGGCGCGTGGTGGCGCGCGAGGATCGGACCCGCGACACCGCCTCCCTGAACCTGGAGCCCGCCGACGGCGGTCCCGCGCCCGCCTCCCGGCCCGGTCAGTACGTCGGCGTCCGGGTCCGCCTGGCCGACGGTGTGCGCCAGGCCCGCCAGTACTCGCTGACCGGCACCGGGGGCGGGCAGCGGCGCATCACGGTCAAGCGCCTGCGCGCCGGTGCCGACCCCGCGGGAGAGGTCTCCACACACCTGCACGAGCGGACTCGGCCGGGCGACGTCCTCATGGTGTCCGCCCCCGCGGGTGACGTCACGCTGTCCGACGGCGACCACCCGGTCGTGCTGGCCTCCGCCGGCATCGGCTGCACCCCCATGGTGGGGATGCTCCAGCACCTGGCGGACCAGAGCAGCACCCGGTCCGTGCTCGTCCTGCACGCCGACCGCACCGCGCAGGACCACGCGCATCGAGAGGAGGTCGCCGCCCTGGTCGAGCGCCTGCCCCGCGGCCACAGCCGCACCTGGTACGAGGCCGGGGGAGGCGGCCGCCCCGGACGGATGGACCTGGCGGACCTGGACATCCCGGAGAACGCCGAGGCCTACCTGTGCGGCCCTGTGCCGTTCATGCGCGACGTGCGGGCCCAACTGATCGACGCGGGCGTGCCCGCGCGCAGGGTGCACTACGAGGTCTTCGGCCCCGACCTGTGGCTCGCCGACGACTGAGTGGCCCCTCGGCCGGGAGGGCGCCCGCGCCACCCCCTGCCGATCCCGCAGTGCCCCTGGCGATCTCCGCGGGCCAGAACCCCGCGCCCGCACGAAGACCGCCGTCGTCCGTGCCACGGACTCGTGCGGTGGGCGTGTTCGTGCGCCCCTTGCGCGGTCGCCACGGCGTACACCTTGCGCATTGCGGAAGGGACGATCTAAGTTGGTCACATGACCAACTTAGTCGATCGGCCAAGTTTTGGCCGTGGGCAGCGCCGCCGCGACGAACTCGTCGACGCCGGGCTCGACCTGCTCGCCGAGGGAGGGTGGCCGGCCGTCACCGTCCGTGCCGTGGCGGCGCGCAGCGGCGCCAACGCGGGGCTCATCCACTACCACTTCGGCGGCCTGCCCGCCCTGCACTTGGAGATCGCCCGGCGGGCGGGCGACTCGGTGGTGAAACCCGTCGTGGAAGCGCTGCTCGCCGCACCGGACGCGCGCTCCGCGCTCGACGCGATGCGCAGGGTGGCGCCCCGGGCCACGGGCGACGAGAGGGCACTCCGCCTGGCTGTGGAACTGATGGCGGGCATGACACGCCGTCCGGAGCTGGGCGACGCACTGAAAGTGGGGCTCCACGTGGCACGCGGCCAGATCGCCGATTGGCTCGGGGTGGTGCACCCGCAGTGGCCGACCGAACGGAGAACGGGGGTGGCGATGCTCGTCGCGGCGCTGATCGACGGGATCACGCTGCACCGCATGCTCGACGCCGAACTGTCCATCGAACCCGCCCTGACGGCACTCGCCGAACTGATCGGGGACCGCTCATAGAGGTCCTGGTCGCCGACATCCCACCGAAAGGCAGCGCCTTGGAGATCACCGAACGCCCCGACCCACCCACCGGAATCCGCCGCCTGCTGTTCCGGGCGCCCATCCACCTCTACCGGCTCCGGCTGGGCTGGCTCTTCGGTGGCCGCCTGCTCCTGCTGAACCACACCGGACGCGTGTCGGGCAAGCGGCGCCAGGTCGTCATCGAAGTCGTCGAGCACGACCGCTCCGACGGCAGCTACGTGGTCTGCTCCGGGTTCGGCCCCAAGGCCGCCTGGTACCAGAACCTCCTGGCCACCCCGGAGACCAGTATCCGTGTCGGTACGCGCACCATCCCGGTCACCGCGCATCCCCTCGACACGGACACCGGAGGCGACGTCATGGCCCGCTACGCGCCCCGGCACCCCCGGGCCGCACACAGACTCGTACGCTTCATGGGCTTCTCAGTCGACGGCACGGTGGAGGACTACCGTGCGGTCGGACGGCACCTGCCCTTCGTCCGACTGAGCCCGCGTACACCGTGACGCGGGCAGCGGTGGCGGGCGGTCACAGGACCCCGGGCGCCGGCCCCCCTACCGGGGCGCGGCCCTGGGCGGCGGCGACCGCCGACGCCGTGTCCGGGTGCACGTGACCGGCCGCCACCAGCTCCCGCCACACACCGTCGCGGGCCAACAGGTCCCGGACCGGCCCGCGCACGGTGGCCAGCCGCAGGGTGATCCCGCGCTCGCCCAGCTCTCGGCGCAGCCCGCCCAGGGCGTGGGCGCCGTCGCAGTCGCAGTCACCGATCGCGGACGCGTCGAGCACCACCGCGCGCGTCCGAGGACGGCGTTCGACCAGGTCGCGCAGTGTGTCGGACACCCGCTCGGCGTTGGCGAACACCATCGGGGCGTCCACCCGCACCACGGCCACCTCCGGGTCCGTCTCCAGTCCGTCGTATCGGGCCAGATTGCGGAACACCCCGGTCCCCGGGACCCGTCCGAGCTCGGCGGTGTGCGGCCGGGACGAGCGCCACAGCAGCACCGCCAGACTGAAGACCACACCGGCCGAGATCCCCGCCTCCACCCCGAGCAGCAGGGTCGTCAGGAGGGTCACCGCCAGGGCGAGGCCGTCGACGCGTCGGGTACGCCACGTCGACACCATGCCCCGCCAGTCGACCAGGCCGGCCACGGCCACGACGATGGTCACGGCGAGCACCGCCATGGGCAGGGCGGTGACCAACGGCGTCAGCACCAGGGCCGTCAACGCGACCACCGCGGCACTGACCAGTGACGACAGCGGTGTGCGGGCACCGGCGGAGAAGCTCACCGCGCTGCGGGCGAAACCCCCCGCCACCGGCAGGCCGCCGAACAGCCCCGCCGACGCGTTGGCCGCGCCCACGGCCACGAGCTCACCGTCGGGGGAGACGCGCTGCCCCGAGCGCGAGCCCAGGGACTTGGCGACCGCGACCCCCTCCGTGTAGCCGACCAGGGCGATCGCCAGCGCGGCGGGCAGGAGCGAGGCCGCCTCGCGGAGCGTGACCGCGGGCAGGGCGGGCGCGGGCAGTCCGGTGGGGACCTCGCCCAACACCGCCACACCGCGCTGGTCCAGGCCCAGGGCGGCACTGGCGGCCGTCAGTGCGACGACCACGACCAGTGCGCCCGGCACGCGGGGGGCCACCCGCTTGAGGACGAGCAGCACGGCCACGGCCACCGCCGAGACCGCGACGGTGGGACCGCTCACGGTGGAGAGTGCGCCCGCGACCGCCGACAGCGCCTCGGGCAGGGGCCCCGAACCGGAGGCGTCCAGGCCGAGCAGACTCGGGACCTGGCCGACGACGATGAGGACGGCCGACGCGGTGATGAACCCCGTCAGCACCGGATGCGACAGGAACGTGACCGCCGCGCCGAGCCGGAACACCCCCATCGCCACCTGGATCGCTCCGACCAGCAGCGCCAGAAGGGCGGCCAGCGCCGCGTAACGTGTCGGATCACCGTCCGCCAGAGGGGCCAGGGCCGCGGCCGTCATCATCGAGACGACCGCGACCGGGCCGACGGCCAGCGTTCCCGAGGAGCCGAGTAGGGCGTAGACCACCAGCGGCACGATCGAGGCGTAGAGCCCGGCCGCCGGAGGCAGCCCCGCCAGCGTCGCGTAGGCCAGCGACTGCGGAATCAGCATGACGCCCACGGTCAGACCGGCGACGGCGTCCGCGCGCAGCGTCCGCCGGTTCGACTCAGGGAGCCACCCCAGCAGCGGCAGGAAGCGCGCGGCTCCCGTGCGCCGCTGCCGGGGGTAGTCGGCCACGGTGCTCATGACCGGGAATCGCCGCGCGCCGTGCCGATGCGGGCGAGTGAGGCCTCGACGTCCACCGCGTCGCGCGGCTGGTTGTAGGGCAGTCTGGTCAGCATCATGCCCATGGCGCAGGTGTTGGTGACCGCGGCGAAGGTGAGACCCGCGCCGATGAAGGCGGCGACCCACACGGCGGGCGCCCACATCAGACTCGCCAGGACCGACACCAGGACGATGCTTCCGGCCACCAACCGGACCTGGCGCTCCAGCGCCCAGCGCGGCCGCCCGCGCAGGACCGTGGCGCCCGCGGCCTCCCACGCGTTCATCCCGCCCGTCATGACGACGGTGTCGGTCAGTCCGGCGGCGCCCAGGCGGGCCTGGCACTGGGTGGCGCGGTTGCCGGACTGGCACACGAGGACGAGGCGGCCCCCGGCGTCTGTGACGATGCGTTCCAGGTGGCGGTCGACCTGTCCGAGGGGCAGGTTCACCGATCCCGGGATGTGGGCGTTCTCGTACTCCGCCGGGGTGCGCACGTCCACCAGCAGGGTGTCGGGGTCGGTGTCGACCAGGCCGCGGACCTCGGCGACGTCGATGGACTTGTCAGGCATGGGTGGGTCTCCATTGGTGTGTGAGCCACGGGATCCACGGAGCGGACCCTCGCGGGTGTTCGGGGACCCGGGGCAGGAGAGGACGGCTCCCGCCCCGGGCCACGGGCCCCGGAGTTCAGACACTCCGGGGGGTATGCGGGGGACGCGGGTCCCCCATGTCGTCGGCCGCCTGTCGGCCGGTCGCCCGGCTCCGCGCCAAAGGGCTCAGGCCGCGACGAGTCGGTAGGCGTTGAACCCGCCGACCAGGTCGGACACGTCCTCCCGGCCCTGCGAGCGCAGGTAGCTGGCGGCCACGCTGGAGCGGTAGCCCCCGGCGCAGTGGACCACCACGGGCCGGTCGGCCGGGATCTCCGCCAGCCGGGCGGGGAGGTCGGCCAGGGGGATGTGGACGGAGCCCTCGATCGAGCCCGACTCGCGCTCGGCCGAGCCGCGCACGTCCACCACGACGGGCGCGTCGTTCCGTTCCAGCGCGCGGCCGAGTTCGACGGCGTCCACGCGCGGTGCTCGCACGACCTCATCGGGCACCTGGGCCAGGGCGGACTCCGGCGAGGGCAGGTAGCCCGCGACCGTCTCCAGCCCCACACGGGCCAGGCGGGTGATGACGTCGCGCTCCCCGCCCCGGTCGGCCACCACCAGAAGGGTGCTGCCGGGCTCGACCATCATGCCGACGGTCTCGGCGAAGCGACCGTCGGCGCCGACGTTGACCGCGCCGCGCAGGTGCCCGGCGCCGAAGGCCTGCTGGTCGCGTGCGTCGACCACGACCGCGCCCTGCGAGCGCAGCTCCATGAACGCCTCCAGGTGCAGGGGCCTGACGAGGGCGTCGATGTCGATCGGGTCGCGCCGCTGCCTGTTGCGGGCCGCGTCGTAGGGGAAGTAGGCCGGGATGGCCTCCTGGCCGTCGGTCACCAGCTCGACGAACTCGTCGACGCCCATCGGTCGGCAGGCGTAGTTGCCGACGCGCTGCTGGCCGATGGTGGACCACCTGTCGGTGGAGAGGTTCTTGCCGCAGGCGGAACCGGCACCGTGGCCCGGGAAGAGCCGGGTCTCGTCGTCCAGTCCCAGCAGCTTGTTGTGGACCGAGTCGTAGAGCATCGGTGCGAGCTTGTCCGGCGTGTGTCCGAAGGAGGCGGCCAGGTCGGGGCGGCCCACGTCGCCGATGAAGAGGGCGTCGCCGGTGAGGACGCCGTACGGGACGGTGTCGTCGGGCTTCTCGTAGACCACGACGCTGACGGATTCGGGGGTGTGGCCCGGAGTGTGCATGATCTCCAGGGTGACCTCGCCGAGGCTCACGCGCTCACCGTCGCCGAGTCTGCGGATGGGGAACTGCGTCTCGGCCCTGTCGCCGTAGCCGATCCAGGCTCCGGTGCGCTCGGCGATCTCGAAGTGCCCGGAGATGAAGTCGGCGTGCAGGTGGGTGTTGATGACGCCCTCGACGGTGAGCCCTTGCTCGCGGACGTCGTCCAGGTACTCGTCGACGTCGACGCGCGGGTCCACGATCACGGCCTTGCCGGTGGTCTCGTCGGCGATGAGGTAGGAGGCCTGGGAGAGGCAGTCGAGGTAGTACTGGGTGAAGATCACGGGGTTCTCCTTGCTGTTCGTACACACCCGGGGGTATCCGAGAGATACACCCGGGGGTATGCATAGGACACACCCGGGGGTATGTCGTGGACAGAGGTGCCCGCTGGACGCGGGCCCTACGAAGGGCTGTTCCGGCGGGTCAGGCCAGGGCCAGGAAAAGCTTCTCCAGCTCCTGCTCGGTCATGGGCGGTTCCTCGCCGCGCTCGCGGGCCGCGTTGCAGTGGCGCAGGCCGGTGGACACGATCTTGAACCCGGCCCGGTCCAGGGCCTTGGACACGGCCGCGAGTTGTTGCAGTACGTCGGTGCACTCCTGGCCGTCCTCGATCATGGAGATCACTCCGGACAGCTGTCCCTGGGCCCGGCGCAGCCGCGTGAGCGCGTCGCCGATCATCTCGGGCTTGAGTTCCATTCCGCATCACCTCTATCGGTGCCAACATACCCCCTCCCGTATCCATTCCGACCGCGGTCGTGTGGTGTGCGTCTCCACGCGGACGCGAGGGGCGTCGACGGGATCCCTTCGGAGGGGCGCCGACGCCCGTGTTCTCTCGTGGTCGGTCCCGATCACGCACCACCTCGCCGTTGGCTGCGGCGGGGGAGCGGGGGCGTGAACCCGGCCCGGTCCTCGATGACGCTCTCGACCAGTACGTCCAGCCGGTCCCGCTGGACGTAGCGCCACCGGCCGTCCCGGTCCTGGTAGCCCCACCGCCACCCGTTCTTGAGGCCGATCGCCACATGGCCGAGGTAGGAGGGTCCGATCAGGGCCGGCTCGACGTCCGCGCCGAACGTCCAGGGGAAGCGTCGCCACTCACAGGTGAAGACGAGCCCCCGAGCGGAGATGAAGGCGTCCCGGGCTTCGGAGAAAGTGCTGTTTTGGATGGCAGTCGTCGGCTGCTGTCGCTTTTCCATGCCCCCAGCGTCTGCTGTGCGCCTATTGTTGCGCCAGCAAGGTGAATCTCTCTGTAAGGCTATGGTCCTGTGTGCATTTCCGTGGTTGCATGTGCACCATGGGTGCAAATGGTTTTGGGGCATCTCTGTGCAAAGCACGTGAACTGAATGGGTACACCCAACGGCAGCTGGCAAAGAGGCTGGGTCCCGGAGTCGCCGCGTCGACGCTGTCCAGGTGGGAGACCGGCCAGATGCGCCCGCGCCAGGATCGAGTCAGGCAATCGAGCGCCTCTCCCAGCTGAGGGTGAATCGTTATGAGAACCTGCTCCAGAGGAACAATCCTCTTATTACTGAAATTTCCCCAGTTCGCGATCGATTGGATGCCGGAGGCGATCCGGAGGGAACAGCCAGAAGTCCTGCTCCGAATGCTGGAACGCGGGCGGACCACGATCCACCTGATCCCGAACGGGTCGCTGTACCTTGCGTCGGTCGCGCCGTTACAGGTGTACCGGTTGCAGGACGGTTCGACGGTTGCGTCGTCGGATCACGGGGACGGCAACATCGTGCACCAGACGCCTTCCGCGACTGCCAGAATGGAGAGGAAGGTCCGGGATGCGTTGAGTAAGTCGCTTCCTGTGGACCACACGATAATGCTGCTCCGGGAGATGCTGTGAACACCTGGCACAAGTCCACCTACTCTGAAAACGGCTCTCACTGTGTCGAGGTCAAGGAGACCGCGCGTGGTGCTGACGTGCGTGACACACAGAACCGGGAGGCCGGTCACCTGTCCTTCCCCGCCGGCGAGTGGTCCGCTCTCCTGAGGGCCTCGTCGGTGGGCTGAGGAGGCCGCGCGACGGCTCCGGCTCCGGCGGTCCCCCCCACCCCCGGGGCTGGACCCGATTCAGGCGGAAGCCGTGTACCAGTAGTCGAACTCCCCGCCCTCCTCGGTACCGTGTGAGCCGTCGTGGCGCTCCACCGTGACGGTGACGGAGGACCGGCCAGAGGTGGAGGCGCCACGAGGCCCCGCCGGTCGGTGACCGGCGGGGCCTCGTGCATGACTGAGTGCGTGGCTAGAGCGTCGGCAGGTAGCGCTGGAGCTCGTACGGCGTCACCTGGCGCCGGTAGGAGTTCCACTCCGCCTTCTTGTTGCGCAGGAAGAAGTCGAACACGTGCTCCCCCAGGGTCTCGGCGACCAGCTCGCTGTTCTCCATGATCCGCAGCGCCTCGTCCAGGCTCTGCGGCAGCGGGCGGATGCCCAGCGCGCGGCGCTCGGAGTCGGTGAGCGCCCACACGTCGTCCTCGGCGCCCGGGGGCAGCTCGTACCCCTCCTCGATGCCCTTGAGGCCGGCGGCCAGCACCACGGCGTAGGCCAGGTACGGATTGCAGGCGGTGTCCATCGAGCGGATCTCGATCCGGCTGGAGTTGGACTTGCCCGGCTTGTACATCGGCACCCGAACCAGCGCCGACCGGTTGTTGTGGCCCCAGCAGATGTAGGCGGGCGCCTCGCCGCCCATCCCGGCCGAGGCCGCCGGGTCGTCCCACAGCCGCTTGTAGGAGTTCACCCACTGGTTGGTGACGGCGGTGATCTCGTCCGCGTGCCGCAGCAGGC from Nocardiopsis aegyptia harbors:
- a CDS encoding MFS transporter, translated to MDRQTAYRRRWGGLAVLIICLLVIVADNTILNVALRVLSDPELGLGASQSQLAWAINSYTLVFAGLLFTFGVLGDRWGRRRLLVAGLVVFGAASVLSAYSQSPEQLILARAVMGFGASMVMPQTLSIITNVFPPEQRGRAIGIWAGSVGLALAIGPSAGGLLLVNFWWGSIFLINVPFVLIGLALVFFLIPDSRDANPGRPDVVGVLLSVPGLVLLIYGIITAGERASLADWDVYGALIAGVAVITLFLFHESRTTDPSLDVRFFRNPRFSVSIAVMMVLFFSMSGLIFFLSFYWQSVREFTPFVAGLLVLPAAAGQMILAPLSPTLVRWAGPRRIAAAGVLGVCATFAFFTQLQVATPLVLIIVMTFVQASSMAIVLTPATDAIMSSVPPGKAGAASAVQNTVRQVATAMGVAVLGALISFRYRAGITPELERVAQSGDTPDLAPAELHEAGESVEATMALARRLGEQGRVLVEPAKESFLNGLHLGATVSLCFAVLGLVVVLIWMPREIGRHQSEEAAPRESESEPEESAG
- a CDS encoding rhodanese-like domain-containing protein, which codes for MPDKSIDVAEVRGLVDTDPDTLLVDVRTPAEYENAHIPGSVNLPLGQVDRHLERIVTDAGGRLVLVCQSGNRATQCQARLGAAGLTDTVVMTGGMNAWEAAGATVLRGRPRWALERQVRLVAGSIVLVSVLASLMWAPAVWVAAFIGAGLTFAAVTNTCAMGMMLTRLPYNQPRDAVDVEASLARIGTARGDSRS
- a CDS encoding RrF2 family transcriptional regulator, which codes for MRLTAFTDVSLRLVMRLAVAREDERLTTRAAAGMLAVPYTHMAKVVARLSDLGLVEARRGRGGGLRLTAAGLRASVGSIVRELEGSGDLAGCEDDPPCPLRAACRLRGALSTAREAFYASLDEVTVESLVSAPVGEVLTLLRESEKPT
- a CDS encoding globin domain-containing protein, which gives rise to MLSTESAATVRATIPVVAGALDAITARFYLTMLGDRPELLDGMFNRGNQASGEQRRALAGSIAAFATLLVERPGERPDAMLARIAHKHVSLGVTEDQYVIVHKYLFDAIAHTLGEAATPDVVAAWDEVYWLMAGALIALEARLYAEAGLSGGDVWRPWRVVAREDRTRDTASLNLEPADGGPAPASRPGQYVGVRVRLADGVRQARQYSLTGTGGGQRRITVKRLRAGADPAGEVSTHLHERTRPGDVLMVSAPAGDVTLSDGDHPVVLASAGIGCTPMVGMLQHLADQSSTRSVLVLHADRTAQDHAHREEVAALVERLPRGHSRTWYEAGGGGRPGRMDLADLDIPENAEAYLCGPVPFMRDVRAQLIDAGVPARRVHYEVFGPDLWLADD
- a CDS encoding DUF397 domain-containing protein — translated: MNTWHKSTYSENGSHCVEVKETARGADVRDTQNREAGHLSFPAGEWSALLRASSVG
- a CDS encoding helix-turn-helix domain-containing protein, with translation MGANGFGASLCKARELNGYTQRQLAKRLGPGVAASTLSRWETGQMRPRQDRVRQSSASPS
- a CDS encoding SulP family inorganic anion transporter, whose protein sequence is MSTVADYPRQRRTGAARFLPLLGWLPESNRRTLRADAVAGLTVGVMLIPQSLAYATLAGLPPAAGLYASIVPLVVYALLGSSGTLAVGPVAVVSMMTAAALAPLADGDPTRYAALAALLALLVGAIQVAMGVFRLGAAVTFLSHPVLTGFITASAVLIVVGQVPSLLGLDASGSGPLPEALSAVAGALSTVSGPTVAVSAVAVAVLLVLKRVAPRVPGALVVVVALTAASAALGLDQRGVAVLGEVPTGLPAPALPAVTLREAASLLPAALAIALVGYTEGVAVAKSLGSRSGQRVSPDGELVAVGAANASAGLFGGLPVAGGFARSAVSFSAGARTPLSSLVSAAVVALTALVLTPLVTALPMAVLAVTIVVAVAGLVDWRGMVSTWRTRRVDGLALAVTLLTTLLLGVEAGISAGVVFSLAVLLWRSSRPHTAELGRVPGTGVFRNLARYDGLETDPEVAVVRVDAPMVFANAERVSDTLRDLVERRPRTRAVVLDASAIGDCDCDGAHALGGLRRELGERGITLRLATVRGPVRDLLARDGVWRELVAAGHVHPDTASAVAAAQGRAPVGGPAPGVL
- a CDS encoding nitroreductase family deazaflavin-dependent oxidoreductase; this translates as MEITERPDPPTGIRRLLFRAPIHLYRLRLGWLFGGRLLLLNHTGRVSGKRRQVVIEVVEHDRSDGSYVVCSGFGPKAAWYQNLLATPETSIRVGTRTIPVTAHPLDTDTGGDVMARYAPRHPRAAHRLVRFMGFSVDGTVEDYRAVGRHLPFVRLSPRTP
- a CDS encoding MBL fold metallo-hydrolase, whose amino-acid sequence is MIFTQYYLDCLSQASYLIADETTGKAVIVDPRVDVDEYLDDVREQGLTVEGVINTHLHADFISGHFEIAERTGAWIGYGDRAETQFPIRRLGDGERVSLGEVTLEIMHTPGHTPESVSVVVYEKPDDTVPYGVLTGDALFIGDVGRPDLAASFGHTPDKLAPMLYDSVHNKLLGLDDETRLFPGHGAGSACGKNLSTDRWSTIGQQRVGNYACRPMGVDEFVELVTDGQEAIPAYFPYDAARNRQRRDPIDIDALVRPLHLEAFMELRSQGAVVVDARDQQAFGAGHLRGAVNVGADGRFAETVGMMVEPGSTLLVVADRGGERDVITRLARVGLETVAGYLPSPESALAQVPDEVVRAPRVDAVELGRALERNDAPVVVDVRGSAERESGSIEGSVHIPLADLPARLAEIPADRPVVVHCAGGYRSSVAASYLRSQGREDVSDLVGGFNAYRLVAA
- a CDS encoding metal-sensitive transcriptional regulator: MELKPEMIGDALTRLRRAQGQLSGVISMIEDGQECTDVLQQLAAVSKALDRAGFKIVSTGLRHCNAARERGEEPPMTEQELEKLFLALA
- a CDS encoding Scr1 family TA system antitoxin-like transcriptional regulator, whose protein sequence is MPEAIRREQPEVLLRMLERGRTTIHLIPNGSLYLASVAPLQVYRLQDGSTVASSDHGDGNIVHQTPSATARMERKVRDALSKSLPVDHTIMLLREML
- a CDS encoding TetR/AcrR family transcriptional regulator, coding for MTNLVDRPSFGRGQRRRDELVDAGLDLLAEGGWPAVTVRAVAARSGANAGLIHYHFGGLPALHLEIARRAGDSVVKPVVEALLAAPDARSALDAMRRVAPRATGDERALRLAVELMAGMTRRPELGDALKVGLHVARGQIADWLGVVHPQWPTERRTGVAMLVAALIDGITLHRMLDAELSIEPALTALAELIGDRS